The Cherax quadricarinatus isolate ZL_2023a chromosome 66, ASM3850222v1, whole genome shotgun sequence genome window below encodes:
- the LOC128686677 gene encoding alpha-aminoadipic semialdehyde synthase, mitochondrial-like, translated as MTELTTGVIAWRVMYLTLNLVGTLKNASLNCLWQQKIIQLLDYGRMCDRQGQRVVAFGKYTGVAGMINVLNGLGLCLLILGHHILFMHIGPAHNYRNTEMARPSIRDTGYEISLGMMPKSIGSLMFIFTGTGNEPQGAQEIVQELPHEYVSVKALKNLKFLNVVPYATLIISGIYRAVNSPKLLTIPDVKFLLQPIYTLWLPTSRGSPSLPHRMLAICDVSADPGGSTEFMTKCTIIDTPFCFYDADQNKDTNSFKGPGVLVCSIDNMPIQLPREATDLFGSLLLPHMYNILQSDASKPFEEQSFTHEVHGVW; from the exons TGGAGAGTGATGTACTTAACCCTGAACCTTGTGGGAACCTTGAAGAATGCTTCCTTAAATTGTCTTTGGCAGCAAAAG ATCATCCAGTTGCTGGACTATGGGCGTATGTGTGACAGGCAAGGCCAGCGTGTGGTAGCGTTCGGCAAGTATACTGGAGTTGCTGGCATGATCAACGTTCTTAATGGACTTGGTCTTTGTCTCCTAATACTTGGGCATCACATACTCTTCATG CACATTGGACCTGCCCATAATTACCGCAACACAGAGATGGCAAGACCGTCAATTCGTGACACCGGCTATGAAATTTCGCTGGGCATGATGCCGAAATCCATTGGTTCTCTGATGTTCATCTTCACGGGCACCGGGAATGAGCCACAGGGGGCCCAGGAGATAGTTCAGGAGCTGCCCCATGAGTATGTCTCTGTGAAGGCATTGAAGAATTTGAAATTCCTGAAC GTGGTGCCATATGCCACGTTGATCATCAGTGGTATATACAGGGCAGTGAACTCACCCAAACTTCTGACCATCCCTGATGTCAAGTTCCTCCTGCAGCCTATATACACTCTCTGGCTTCCTACCAGT AGAGgttcaccatcactgccacacaggaTGCTGGCCATCTGTGATGTCTCAGCAGATCCTGGAGGATCTACAGAGTTCATGACAAAGTGTACCATCATTGACACGCCCTTCTGTTTCTATGACGCTGACCAGAATAAAGACACTAACAG CTTCAAGGGCCCTGGGGTACTGGTGTGCAGCATAGACAATATGCCCATACAGCTGCCCAGGGAAGCCACGGATTTGTTCGGgtcgctgctgctgcctcacatgtacaacatcttgCAGTCTGATGCCTCCAAGCCCTTCGAGGAGCAGTCATTCACCCACGAAGTGCATGGG GTGTGGTGa